One window of Dyadobacter sandarakinus genomic DNA carries:
- a CDS encoding HAD family hydrolase: protein MQISDLKILFFDIGGVLLSNGWGHESRQEAARKFGLDYEEMTALHNFIFNVYEVGSITLDQYLDTVIFNHPRDFVREDFKEFMYAQSVELPDMLAWLKEWKNDCGFRIISINNEGKELNDYRVQKFKLHTCFDAFISSCEVKMRKPDPRIFELAMGIAQATPSQCVYFDDRIMFANMAKTLGLRAYHHTSFEATRDILEGLKQERFERLSSRR, encoded by the coding sequence ATGCAGATCAGCGATCTTAAAATACTATTTTTCGACATTGGCGGCGTGTTGCTGAGCAATGGATGGGGACATGAGTCACGGCAGGAAGCGGCCCGTAAGTTCGGGCTGGACTATGAGGAGATGACGGCCCTGCACAACTTCATTTTCAATGTTTACGAGGTGGGCAGCATTACCCTGGACCAGTACCTGGATACGGTGATCTTCAATCATCCGCGTGACTTTGTCCGGGAAGATTTCAAAGAGTTCATGTATGCACAGTCCGTGGAGCTGCCGGATATGCTTGCGTGGCTCAAAGAATGGAAGAACGATTGTGGTTTCAGGATCATTTCGATCAATAATGAAGGTAAAGAGCTGAATGACTACCGCGTTCAGAAATTTAAGCTGCACACCTGTTTTGATGCATTTATATCATCCTGCGAGGTGAAAATGCGCAAGCCCGATCCACGCATTTTCGAGCTTGCGATGGGCATTGCACAGGCAACGCCCAGCCAGTGCGTGTACTTCGACGATCGGATCATGTTTGCGAATATGGCAAAAACCCTGGGCTTACGGGCTTACCACCACACAAGCTTTGAGGCCACCAGGGACATCCTCGAAGGTTTGAAACAGGAAAGATTTGAGCGGCTGAGCTCGCGCCGGTAG
- a CDS encoding M1 family metallopeptidase, producing MHKYVSLLLIYVTAILISCQKQPVQSVEKGVSFQLNQHRRETLDSVRYAITLDIPGQKKERIRGTINISFLMKSVDSPLVLDFNSDSASVLRVQAGGKQVAYTFENEHIVIDQKNLKKGRNEISIAFVAGDLSLNRSDDYLYTLFVPDRASTCFPLFDQPNLKAVYQLTLKTPDAWEAVSNGVLQEKKDEGGRSIYTFGQTKPISSYLFAFAAGKFFKTKQTVGRREMTMYYRETDTAKVSRNRQEVFQLHARSLDWLEAYTAIDYPFGKFDFVLLPSFQYGGMEHPGSIFYNESALFLDENASVNRKMARASVIAHESAHMWFGDLVTMDWFNDVWLKEVFANFMAAKIVHPAFPEINHELRFLLAHYPGAYEVDRTAGTNPILQKLDNLKNAGTLYGTIIYLKAPIVMRQLERKIGEDAMRDKLREYLKTFQFGNATWDDLVRIMDGKSSQEIRKWSNVWVKTGGMPVYELEHKGGNFAAVQAADTVAARIWEQPVLVKTLPGGIIYPNADGLAYGFFKMDPASMDHFAGHYHEAGDSLASDPVFRGAMLVNIWENTLRNYGSDPQKLFGNVLMMLPKEENPLLIDYLLGNLQTTWWNFLDEHSRQQQQAVVEALLWKLLVQVKDKGIKSSYFRSFRNVVRSEQGLGKLESLWSGKLVVKDLVLSEDDKIALACELALKAPAKSSTILKKQLAETQNPDRRQKLQFVMPALSPDEKVRDAFFESLKKEENREKEAWVLEALGYLHHPLRARSAEKYLRPSLDLLQEIQLTGDIFFPTRWTNVTFSGHSSPEAARIAADFLKERPDYPYFLKNKVLQATDQLNRATMLKAHKAR from the coding sequence ATGCACAAGTACGTATCCCTGCTGCTCATTTATGTCACTGCAATCCTGATATCCTGCCAAAAGCAGCCTGTTCAAAGCGTGGAGAAAGGTGTATCGTTCCAGCTCAATCAGCATCGCAGGGAAACCCTGGACAGTGTACGGTATGCGATTACCCTTGACATTCCCGGCCAGAAAAAGGAGCGCATCCGCGGGACGATCAACATTTCATTTCTGATGAAGTCTGTGGACTCGCCCCTGGTACTCGACTTCAATTCTGACTCGGCCTCCGTGCTGCGTGTGCAGGCAGGAGGGAAGCAGGTGGCTTATACCTTTGAAAACGAGCATATTGTTATCGACCAGAAGAACCTGAAAAAGGGCCGGAATGAGATCAGCATTGCATTTGTAGCGGGTGATCTTTCCCTCAACCGGAGCGACGACTACCTGTACACGCTCTTTGTGCCCGATCGTGCATCTACCTGTTTCCCGCTTTTTGACCAGCCCAACCTCAAAGCAGTATACCAGCTTACCTTGAAAACACCGGATGCATGGGAGGCCGTATCGAACGGGGTTTTGCAGGAGAAAAAGGATGAGGGAGGAAGGAGCATTTATACGTTCGGGCAGACAAAGCCGATCAGTTCGTACCTCTTTGCATTTGCCGCAGGAAAATTTTTCAAGACAAAACAGACGGTCGGGCGGCGCGAAATGACCATGTACTATCGCGAGACAGATACCGCCAAAGTAAGCCGGAACCGCCAGGAAGTATTTCAATTGCATGCCCGGTCACTGGATTGGCTCGAAGCGTACACAGCGATCGATTATCCGTTTGGTAAATTTGACTTTGTGCTTCTGCCTTCATTCCAATACGGCGGAATGGAGCATCCGGGTTCAATTTTCTACAACGAATCCGCCCTTTTCCTGGATGAGAATGCGTCCGTAAACCGGAAAATGGCACGGGCAAGTGTCATCGCTCACGAGTCGGCCCATATGTGGTTTGGCGATCTGGTTACGATGGACTGGTTCAATGACGTCTGGCTGAAAGAGGTATTTGCCAACTTTATGGCTGCCAAGATTGTACACCCGGCATTTCCAGAGATCAATCACGAACTGCGCTTTCTGCTGGCCCATTATCCCGGTGCCTACGAGGTCGACCGTACTGCCGGCACCAACCCGATTTTACAAAAACTGGATAACCTGAAAAATGCCGGGACACTTTATGGGACTATCATTTACCTGAAAGCCCCCATAGTCATGCGCCAGCTCGAAAGGAAAATCGGAGAGGATGCCATGCGTGATAAGCTGCGGGAATACTTGAAGACATTTCAGTTCGGGAATGCTACCTGGGACGACCTGGTGCGTATTATGGATGGTAAGTCTTCGCAGGAGATCAGAAAATGGAGTAATGTTTGGGTAAAAACCGGCGGCATGCCGGTGTATGAGCTGGAACACAAAGGTGGCAATTTCGCTGCTGTTCAGGCTGCGGATACGGTTGCAGCCAGGATCTGGGAGCAGCCTGTCCTTGTCAAAACCCTTCCCGGCGGCATTATTTATCCCAATGCAGACGGGCTTGCGTATGGCTTTTTTAAAATGGATCCTGCGAGTATGGATCATTTTGCGGGGCACTATCACGAGGCAGGCGACAGCCTCGCCTCCGATCCTGTTTTCCGGGGCGCGATGCTGGTGAATATCTGGGAAAATACGCTGCGCAATTATGGTTCTGATCCGCAGAAGCTGTTCGGGAATGTACTCATGATGCTGCCCAAAGAAGAAAATCCATTGCTGATCGACTACTTATTGGGCAATCTCCAGACAACCTGGTGGAATTTCCTGGATGAGCATAGCCGTCAGCAGCAGCAGGCAGTAGTGGAGGCGCTGCTCTGGAAATTGCTGGTGCAGGTTAAAGACAAAGGAATCAAATCGTCTTACTTTCGTTCGTTCAGGAATGTGGTTAGGTCGGAGCAGGGATTGGGCAAACTGGAAAGCCTATGGAGTGGAAAACTGGTGGTGAAAGATCTGGTCCTGTCCGAAGACGACAAGATTGCGCTGGCCTGCGAGCTTGCCCTGAAAGCACCCGCAAAAAGCAGTACAATTCTCAAAAAACAGCTCGCTGAAACCCAAAATCCTGATCGCCGCCAGAAATTGCAGTTTGTGATGCCGGCACTCAGCCCGGATGAAAAGGTGCGGGATGCGTTTTTTGAATCACTGAAAAAGGAAGAAAACAGGGAAAAGGAAGCTTGGGTACTGGAAGCCCTGGGTTACCTGCATCACCCGCTGCGGGCACGTTCTGCTGAAAAGTACCTGCGCCCGTCCCTGGATCTGTTGCAGGAAATCCAGCTTACCGGTGACATTTTCTTTCCTACGCGGTGGACGAACGTTACTTTTTCCGGCCACTCCTCGCCCGAGGCGGCCCGCATCGCAGCCGATTTCCTGAAAGAACGTCCGGATTATCCGTATTTCCTCAAAAACAAAGTCTTACAAGCCACCGATCAGCTCAACCGGGCGACCATGCTGAAAGCGCACAAGGCACGATAA